A window of the Tiliqua scincoides isolate rTilSci1 chromosome 5, rTilSci1.hap2, whole genome shotgun sequence genome harbors these coding sequences:
- the LOC136652829 gene encoding olfactory receptor 8S1-like translates to MENQTSATYFVLLGFTENPVVQIFLFLIFLCMYAATLMGNMVIMTVIRGNAHLHSPMYFLLSHLSFLDVCISSVTVPRALMSLCSSRTISYYGCIAQTCFLFLTVCSEVFLLSAMAYDRYAAICKPLYYAQIMNREFCRGLVGGAWAIGFMHSLVNTLPLLKLMFCSSNVIRHFSCEFPSLVPLSCTDTFTIWVTFYITFTTVGLLSFSVILVSYIHIISTVLKMHSAEAKRKTFSTCSSHLIVVVLYYSSGLFRYFGSNITSSVIVEELFSIQYSIATPLLNPIIYSLKTRTVKEAIKNLLGYKPLISHHMSYT, encoded by the coding sequence atggaaaatcAGACATCAGCAACTTATTTTGTTCTCTTGGGATTCACAGAAAACCCAGTGGTCCAAATCTTCCTCTTCCTGATATTTTTGTGCATGTATGCAGCCACCTTGATGGGAAATATGGTCATCATGACGGTCATAAGAGGAAACGCTCACCTCCacagccccatgtacttcttGCTGAGTCACCTCTCTTTCCTGGATGTCTGCATTTCTTCAGTGACTGTGCCTAGGGCCCTAATGAGTTTGTGCTCAAGCCGGACCATCTCATACTATGGCTGCATTGCCCAGACGTGTTTCTTGTTTCTGACAGTATGCTCTGAAGTCTTCCTTCTTTCAGCCATGGCTTACGACCGATATGCTGCCATATGCAAGCCCTTGTATTATGCACAGATCATGAACAGAGAGTTTTGTAGAGGGCTGGTGGGAGGGGCATGGGCAATAGGTTTCATGCATTCACTGGTTAATACTTTGCCCCTTTTAAAACTGATGTTCTGCAGTTCGAACGTTATCAGACATTTCAGCTGTGAATTCCCATCTTTAGTTCCTTTATCTTGCACAGACACCTTCACAATTTGGGTAACATTCTATATTACTTTTACTACAGTAGGCCTTCTTTCCTTTTCCGTTATTCTGGTGTCCTATATCCATATTATCTCCACCGTCCTGAAGATGCATTCAGCAGAAGCGAAAAGAAAAACCTTTTCCACTTGCAGTTCCCACCTCATTGTTGTGGTTTTGTACTACAGCAGTGGCCTCTTTAGGTACTTTGGCTCCAACATCACTTCCTCAGTCATTGTGGAGGAACTCTTCTCCATCCAATACAGCATTGCAACCCCTTTGTTGAACCCCATTATCTACAGCTTGAAAACCAGAACAGTGAAAGAAGCCATCAAGAATCTATTGGGGTACAAACCATTGATTTCTCATCATATGTCATATACTTAA
- the LOC136654257 gene encoding olfactory receptor 5A2-like, producing the protein MENRTDTSEFIFLGLPSNPQWQIFFFLVFSTVYLITLSGNITIILVIRMDSSLYTPMYYFLSHLSLVDICYSSDIVPKMLADLLVKQKTISFISCLTQMFFSLLLSVTEVFILSAMAYDRYTAVCHPLHYVVIMNKTVCTYMVIGAWMMGLSFAIINTVPTLDLQFCGHHKISHFSCELPPLLKLSCSDTFVNNAILFSSVAIFGLGSFLPTLISYIHIISTILKIHSAEGRSKAFSTCSSHLIVVGLLYMTGMSQYMKPSSLSSMMLDEIFSVQYSILTPMLNPIIYSLKNKEVKRALGRVFGKSKCYHLF; encoded by the coding sequence ATGGAGAACCGAACAGACACATCAGAGTTCATTTTCTTGGGACTTCCCAGTAATCCTCAGTGGCAGATCTTCTTCTTTTTGGTGTTTTCGACTGTTTATCTAATCACATTGTCAGGAAATATCACCATCATACTGGTGATAAGAATGGACTCTTCACTTTATACACCCATGTATTATTTTCTGTCCCATTTGTCCTTGGTAGACATCTGTTATTCGAGTGACATTGTCCCCAAGATGCTCGCAGATTTGCTTGTGAAACAAAAGACCATCTCCTTCATCAGCTGCCTCACACAGATGTTTTTCAGCCTTCTACTGAGTGTTACAGAGGTTTTTATTCTTTCAGCAATGGCTTATGATCGATACACTGCTGTGTGTCACCCGCTTCACTATGTAGTGATCATGAACAAAACGGTATGTACGTACATGGTGATCGGTGCATGGATGATGGGCTTGTCTTTTGCAATAATAAACACAGTTCCAACATTGGATTTACAGTTCTGTGGCCACCACAAAATCAGCCACTTCAGCTGTGAACTCCCACCGCTCTTGAAATTGTCCTGTTCAGACACATTCGTCAACAATGCCATTCTTTTTTCATCTGTTGCAATTTTTGGACTTGGCTCTTTCCTACCAACTCTGATCTCCTACATTCACATCATCTCCACCATCCTGAAGATCCATTCTGCAGAGGGCCGGAGCAaggccttctccacctgcagctCCCACCTCATTGTGGTTGGTTTACTGTACATGACAGGAATGTCCCAGTATATGAAACCCAGCAGCCTGTCTTCGATGATGCTGGATGAGATCTTCTCCGTTCAGTACAGCATTTTGACTCCTATGTTGAACCCCATTATTTACAGTCTGAAAAATAAGGAAGTTAAGAGAGCATTGGGGAGGGTATTTGGAAAAAGCAAATGCTATCACCTATTTTAG
- the LOC136652830 gene encoding olfactory receptor 6N1-like: MEMENRTVVAEFVFLHFTSIPSLETLLFVLFLTIYILSLTGNLLIIVIVVVDTRLQTAMYFFICNLSMVEVWYTTVTVPKMLANLLADNRTISIPGCITQYYFFFAFAAIELFILTAMAYDRYLAICNPLRYSTIMNPKTCRTVAVTCWFVGFICPTFPSFMLAKISFCSPNRINHFFCDAGQIFRLACTDTYAIQIVGYSFSSIIVMAALVFTLGSYVQIVATIVKMSSAAARRKTFSTCASHLSVVTIYFGTLIFMYVRPAVRYKSNANKVVAVFYSVITPLLNPMIYTLRNKDVKEALKKTFSRNKT, from the coding sequence ATGGAGATGGAAAACCGAACAGTGGTTGCAGAATTTGTCTTTCTTCATTTCACTAGCATACCGAGCCTGGAGACCTTGCTTTTTGTGCTGTTCCTAACGATCTACATCTTGTCGCTCACGGGGAACCTGCTGATCATTGTCATCGTCGTGGTGGACACCCGCCTCCAGACTGCCATGTATTTCTTCATCTGCAATCTCTCCATGGTCGAGGTGTGGTACACCACCGTCACTGTGCCGAAGATGTTAGCCAACCTGCTGGCCGATAACAGGACCATTTCCATCCCGGGTTGTATCACTCAATATTactttttctttgcttttgctGCTATAGAACTGTTCATCCTTACAGCCATGGCTTATGACAGGTACCTAGCCATCTGTAACCCACTACGTTATTCCACCATCATGAACCCAAAGACGTGCAGAACAGTAGCTGTGACATGCTGGTTTGTGGGATTCATATGCCCGACTTTCCCATCCTTCATGTTGGCTAAAATTTCCTTCTGCAGTCCCAACAGAatcaaccatttcttctgtgatgctGGGCAGATATTTCGCCTAGCCTGCACAGATACTTATGCCATCCAGATCGTGGGCTACAGCTTCAGCTCTATCATTGTCATGGCAGCTCTTGTATTCACCCTAGGTTCTTACGTGCAAATTGTGGCCACCATCGTGAAAATGTCTTCTGCCGCTGCTCGAAGGAAGACGTTCTCCACTTGTGCCTCACACCTCTCTGTAGTCACCATCTATTTTGGGACACTCATTTTCATGTACGTGCGCCCAGCAGTGAGATACAAGTCGAACGCCAACAAAGTGGTGGCGGTTTTTTACTCGGTGATAACTCCGCTCTTGAATCCAATGATATACACGCTGAGGAACAAGGATGTGAAAGAGGCTTTGAAGAAAACGTTCAGCAGAAATAAAACATAA